One segment of Sphingobacteriales bacterium DNA contains the following:
- a CDS encoding GWxTD domain-containing protein has product MSEVNVADLSSDNNELLLEVRNAQNEVLCSRRAAFYRNHTHESVSLEQLNELNTAHTFVSSLSDEQVTFYVRSLRPIARPDERDIIINLKKNGDIQYQRNFLYNFWTQRDAYNPETAFLRYKKEVDYVESKYAGPIYNGFETDRGRVYLQYGAPNSVDFADFERDIKPYEIWQYYQIKSQNNVIFVFSDDDLMRNDMRLVHSDANGEVRDPEWKSRLLKYNRNNSGAIDP; this is encoded by the coding sequence TTGAGCGAGGTAAATGTTGCCGACCTCAGCTCTGACAATAACGAATTGCTGCTCGAAGTACGCAATGCCCAAAACGAAGTATTGTGCAGTCGCCGCGCCGCCTTTTACCGCAACCACACACACGAAAGCGTGAGTTTGGAGCAACTCAACGAACTCAACACGGCACATACTTTCGTGAGCAGCCTCAGCGATGAGCAGGTTACTTTTTATGTGCGCTCGCTGCGCCCCATTGCCCGCCCCGATGAGCGCGACATTATCATCAACCTCAAAAAAAACGGCGACATACAATATCAGCGCAATTTTTTGTATAATTTTTGGACACAACGCGATGCCTACAATCCCGAAACTGCTTTTTTACGCTACAAAAAAGAAGTAGATTATGTAGAAAGCAAATATGCCGGACCCATTTATAATGGTTTTGAAACCGACAGAGGCAGGGTATATTTACAATACGGTGCGCCCAATTCCGTTGATTTCGCTGATTTTGAACGCGATATAAAGCCTTACGAAATTTGGCAGTATTACCAAATAAAAAGCCAGAACAACGTAATTTTTGTGTTTAGTGATGATGATTTGATGCGCAACGACATGCGGCTTGTTCATTCCGATGCCAACGGCGAAGTCCGCGACCCCGAATGGAAAAGCCGTCTGCTCAAATACAACCGCAACAACAGTGGTGCTATTGACCCCTGA